One Xylanibacillus composti genomic window carries:
- a CDS encoding AraC family transcriptional regulator — protein sequence MSRKDYVSKVNQVLDYINNHLDRELPLHELSEIAHYSPFHFHRIFKSLVRENPNEFIQRVRIEKAANLLLHQPDCRITEIAMQCGFSSPSVFARAFRAHFGTSANSFRNHFRKNGKVAGNLEKVRKIQMDYYRKVEIKTLPSFHVAYHRCFTGYDKGVFNNDIFVSFRKVEQWLASRNLFSEETVCMGITYDNPDITARDKCRYDAAFSIPNEITEASGEIGIQQVEGGLYAVCREEGERMEDVVQKIGETVDFMYGQWLLDSSFQLADKPCLEIYCQKERHDGSAFMIDYCLPLLPK from the coding sequence ATGAGCAGAAAAGATTATGTCTCAAAAGTAAATCAGGTGTTGGACTACATCAATAACCATTTGGACCGCGAATTGCCGCTTCACGAACTCTCGGAAATTGCCCATTATTCACCGTTTCATTTCCATCGAATCTTCAAAAGCCTGGTTAGGGAAAACCCGAACGAATTCATACAACGGGTTCGAATTGAAAAAGCTGCAAACTTGCTGTTGCATCAACCCGACTGTCGCATAACCGAGATAGCCATGCAGTGCGGGTTTTCGTCGCCATCCGTTTTTGCGAGAGCTTTTCGGGCTCATTTCGGCACCTCCGCCAACTCCTTTCGAAATCATTTTCGCAAGAATGGCAAAGTTGCTGGCAATTTGGAGAAAGTCCGAAAAATCCAAATGGATTACTATAGAAAAGTAGAGATTAAAACATTGCCTTCATTCCATGTTGCCTACCATCGTTGTTTCACTGGTTACGACAAAGGCGTTTTCAACAATGATATCTTTGTTTCGTTCCGCAAAGTGGAGCAGTGGCTTGCATCCAGGAACTTGTTTTCAGAGGAAACGGTTTGCATGGGGATTACCTATGATAATCCCGACATAACCGCAAGGGACAAGTGCCGTTACGATGCAGCGTTCTCCATCCCCAATGAAATCACTGAAGCAAGCGGAGAAATCGGGATCCAGCAAGTTGAGGGAGGGCTTTATGCAGTATGTCGAGAGGAGGGTGAACGAATGGAGGATGTGGTCCAAAAGATAGGTGAAACGGTTGATTTTATGTATGGGCAATGGTTATTGGACAGCAGCTTTCAGTTAGCGGACAAGCCCTGTCTCGAAATATATTGTCAGAAGGAAAGGCATGATGGCTCGGCGTTTATGATCGACTATTGCCTTCCTTTGTTGCCAAAATGA
- the yycF gene encoding response regulator YycF: protein MAKILVVDDEQPIADILKFNLEKEGYEVVCAFDGQEAIDLAFSEKPDLILLDLMLPLKDGMDVCRELRAGKLHMPIIMLTAKDTELDKVLGLEMGADDYVTKPFSTRELLARVKAHLRRVAKLETEPEQQAQARNGIRLANLLIDQDMYVVYKDGEALDLTHREFELVQYLVRNSGKVMTREHLLQAVWGYEYLGDVRTVDVTIRRLREKIEDDPSKPEYIITRRGLGYLMRNPKTGGPA from the coding sequence ATGGCGAAAATATTGGTCGTGGACGATGAGCAGCCGATAGCCGATATTCTGAAGTTTAACCTGGAGAAGGAAGGCTATGAGGTAGTCTGCGCATTCGACGGGCAGGAAGCGATTGATTTGGCTTTTTCGGAGAAGCCGGATCTGATTCTGCTCGACTTGATGCTGCCGTTGAAGGATGGCATGGACGTCTGCCGCGAACTGCGGGCCGGCAAGCTTCATATGCCGATCATTATGTTGACGGCGAAGGACACGGAGCTGGACAAGGTACTGGGTCTGGAGATGGGCGCGGACGATTATGTGACGAAGCCGTTCAGCACGCGCGAGCTGTTGGCCAGGGTTAAGGCTCACCTGCGCAGGGTGGCGAAGCTTGAGACAGAGCCGGAGCAGCAGGCGCAGGCGAGGAACGGCATTCGCTTGGCGAATCTGCTGATTGATCAGGACATGTACGTCGTCTACAAGGACGGCGAAGCGCTGGATCTGACCCATCGGGAATTTGAGCTGGTGCAGTATCTTGTCCGCAACAGCGGCAAGGTGATGACGCGCGAGCATCTGCTGCAGGCTGTCTGGGGCTACGAATACCTGGGCGATGTGCGCACGGTTGATGTGACGATCCGGAGGCTGCGGGAGAAGATTGAGGATGACCCGAGCAAGCCGGAATACATTATAACGCGGCGCGGTCTGGGCTATCTGATGCGCAATCCGAAAACCGGTGGGCCTGCATGA
- the yycI gene encoding two-component system regulatory protein YycI, producing the protein MEWGRAKTILILAFLILNLLLGYQLWAQQLDIFGEVDETASVVTETEQLLASRGIQLDTSIPKETPRANEITVRFLIQADPMGRTMISPPIRGLDLFGRTDWQSTLSNYIDHVQEYIPDPIMSRPGVLVLDQVHEGIPLFEVNLSLYDGGGQIESYSQSYVEIESTITEKEQKILPAYRAVEFLAENYLQRGSVITDVRLGYHGQSYNSDIQYMAPKWRVALDNGSIYYIHAINGEVEIP; encoded by the coding sequence ATGGAATGGGGACGAGCAAAAACGATATTGATCCTGGCCTTTCTCATTCTCAATCTGCTGCTCGGGTATCAGCTGTGGGCACAGCAGCTCGATATCTTCGGGGAAGTGGACGAAACCGCCAGTGTCGTGACAGAGACGGAGCAGCTGCTTGCCTCCCGCGGCATTCAGCTCGATACGAGCATCCCGAAGGAGACCCCTCGCGCGAACGAGATTACGGTGCGCTTCCTGATACAGGCCGATCCGATGGGGCGCACGATGATCAGCCCGCCGATTCGCGGACTGGACTTGTTCGGGCGCACCGATTGGCAGTCGACCCTGTCCAATTATATTGACCATGTCCAGGAATATATCCCCGATCCGATCATGAGCCGTCCAGGTGTGCTGGTGCTCGATCAGGTTCACGAGGGGATTCCGTTGTTCGAGGTGAACTTGTCCCTCTACGACGGCGGCGGCCAGATCGAGTCCTATTCGCAAAGCTATGTCGAAATTGAATCGACGATTACCGAGAAGGAACAGAAGATCTTGCCTGCGTACAGGGCTGTAGAATTTCTGGCGGAAAACTATTTGCAGCGCGGCAGTGTCATTACCGATGTTCGGCTCGGCTATCACGGACAGAGCTATAATTCGGATATTCAATATATGGCCCCGAAGTGGCGTGTAGCGCTGGACAATGGGAGTATCTATTACATTCATGCCATCAACGGGGAAGTAGAGATTCCGTAG
- a CDS encoding CxxH/CxxC protein, with protein MYVVCREHLELAIEQFLDEYEEAPDVVDLEDTHFAAWDPPKQCERCDKPGQYLVV; from the coding sequence ATGTACGTAGTTTGCCGTGAACACTTGGAGCTCGCCATAGAGCAATTTCTTGATGAATACGAAGAGGCCCCGGATGTCGTCGATCTGGAGGACACCCACTTTGCCGCCTGGGACCCGCCCAAGCAGTGCGAGCGCTGCGATAAGCCGGGGCAGTATTTGGTTGTGTGA
- the rlmH gene encoding 23S rRNA (pseudouridine(1915)-N(3))-methyltransferase RlmH, which translates to MLTVQIAAVGKLKESYLQKGIAEYTKRLGAYAKLQLTEVPDEKAPDNLSGAEEEQVKRKEGERLLAAIRPDSHVIALTLDGKAWTSEQWASHITQLTTYGTSHLTFVIGGSLGLAPEVLQRADTKLTLGPLTFPHQLVRLLLLEQVYRAFKIQRGEPYHK; encoded by the coding sequence ATGCTAACGGTGCAGATCGCAGCAGTAGGAAAGCTCAAGGAATCGTACTTGCAGAAGGGAATCGCCGAATACACGAAGCGCCTTGGCGCCTATGCCAAGCTGCAACTCACAGAGGTGCCGGACGAGAAAGCGCCGGACAACCTAAGCGGAGCCGAAGAGGAGCAGGTCAAGCGCAAGGAAGGGGAACGGCTTCTGGCTGCCATCCGCCCGGACAGTCATGTGATTGCATTAACGTTAGATGGCAAGGCATGGACCTCAGAACAATGGGCCTCGCACATCACCCAGCTGACCACCTACGGGACAAGCCACCTCACCTTCGTCATCGGCGGCAGCCTCGGCCTCGCACCGGAAGTCTTGCAACGCGCCGATACCAAGCTCACCCTCGGCCCGCTTACATTCCCTCATCAGCTCGTCCGCCTGCTCCTGCTGGAGCAAGTGTACCGGGCGTTTAAGATTCAGCGGGGGGAACCGTATCACAAGTGA
- a CDS encoding YycH family regulatory protein — translation MKEKLKSALLIVLVAGSLMQSYMLAYNQPNFIPIRDTEYIRAELAGAEMGVEDVVFPSEMILHFGEERHTLLYPKHYFYEEIYEMLTERSFQGVRPIARYMNDWNAMRNERKGLEITFHDGLPFSVLRSLFRIEGEVDHANDHIDRIWLTATEREGEVKAYFFADRGFNAYEAARVDMSAHELARYVELGSYLNELNNFSLLYGKYYVPEQPLHIPIIELPYSTLTPQQMQNSLFIDPSISRNLLERDGTEIFTDGKRGLQIDRMNQWMNYSDPVAPAPGRAVPEESFLTAMQFINQHGGWNGSYTTDMFNQEWTQVIQYRQYYDSYPIFSLPGTPFGYMRIVLQQGVVSNYERSLITLDYEASPEREEYLLAGGESLEQMLERYEYNSAVERVFPAYQAHIKEDTVRLVPVWVVELFDGEVDFLT, via the coding sequence ATGAAAGAGAAGCTGAAGTCGGCGCTGCTTATTGTATTGGTGGCAGGCAGCCTGATGCAAAGTTATATGCTTGCGTACAATCAGCCCAACTTCATTCCGATCCGGGACACAGAATATATTCGCGCAGAGCTGGCCGGTGCTGAAATGGGCGTGGAGGATGTGGTGTTTCCCAGTGAGATGATCCTGCACTTCGGCGAGGAGCGCCATACGCTGCTGTACCCCAAGCATTATTTCTACGAGGAAATTTACGAGATGCTGACAGAGCGGAGCTTCCAAGGGGTACGCCCGATTGCACGGTATATGAATGACTGGAACGCCATGCGGAATGAGCGCAAGGGTCTGGAGATTACGTTCCACGACGGACTGCCGTTCTCCGTGCTCCGATCACTCTTTCGGATCGAAGGAGAGGTCGATCATGCGAATGATCATATAGACCGCATCTGGCTGACCGCAACGGAGCGGGAAGGGGAAGTGAAGGCATACTTTTTCGCGGATCGGGGCTTTAACGCTTATGAGGCTGCCCGCGTCGACATGAGCGCGCATGAGCTGGCGAGGTATGTGGAGCTGGGCAGCTACTTGAACGAGCTAAACAACTTCAGCCTGCTGTATGGCAAGTATTATGTGCCGGAGCAGCCGCTGCACATCCCGATTATAGAGCTTCCTTACTCCACTCTTACGCCGCAGCAGATGCAGAACAGCCTGTTTATTGATCCGAGCATTAGCCGAAACTTGCTGGAGCGGGATGGCACAGAGATTTTTACAGATGGGAAGCGGGGACTGCAAATCGATCGCATGAACCAATGGATGAACTATTCCGATCCTGTCGCTCCGGCGCCGGGGCGCGCAGTTCCGGAAGAGAGTTTCCTGACCGCGATGCAGTTCATTAACCAGCACGGAGGCTGGAACGGCAGCTATACGACGGATATGTTCAACCAAGAATGGACGCAGGTCATCCAGTACCGCCAGTACTACGACTCCTACCCGATCTTTTCTCTGCCGGGCACGCCTTTTGGCTATATGCGCATCGTGCTGCAGCAAGGCGTTGTCTCCAATTATGAACGCTCGCTGATTACGCTTGATTATGAGGCGAGTCCGGAGCGGGAGGAATACCTGCTCGCCGGCGGCGAATCGCTGGAGCAGATGCTGGAGCGCTATGAGTACAATTCGGCGGTGGAGCGGGTCTTCCCCGCTTACCAGGCTCACATTAAGGAAGATACCGTTCGTCTGGTGCCGGTATGGGTTGTGGAGCTATTCGACGGCGAGGTCGACTTTCTGACATGA
- the walK gene encoding cell wall metabolism sensor histidine kinase WalK gives MKPLRLFGSIQLKLIIIYVLLILIAMQLIGVYFVNTVESSFTSNFTQSLNNRVDLLTQYVGQYMSGQTEREQGEERTSYDDLHDVVSNFNKISGAEVQVLDTSGVILVSSNPMLVGQKKTQPEIAQALQGFSYEERVIENGVRKLALAYSVKAGNRIIGAVYVTASMEEMYGTINSINQIFIAGTLIALGLTALLGILLSNTITNPIKEITRTAKAMAEGSFNQQVRVNGNDEIGQLGQAFNYMVNRLKEALSANEEEKDKLASILANMSDGVIATDDMGKIIVMNKRARQMLRLSEEAVGSEISSVLGMAKPEIDRHVLGAQHTVMIELGATEEEEDSVVRVTFTPIYRRERRISGTIIVLQDVTEQEKMERSRREFVANVSHELRTPLTTIKSYLEALQDGAIDEKELAHRFVGVASNETERMIRLVTDLLHLSRFDSKQTVVTREPTDIAAMLEEVADRFSFQLQQRRISIQVYAPKPLPPVPLDPDQIDQVLDNLVSNAIKYTPEDGTITLEATQVEGGQVEVAVQDTGVGIPKKDLQHIFERFYRVDKARSRNMGGTGLGLSIAREIVKAHNGFIYIESEVNKGTRVSFTLPLEVEGE, from the coding sequence ATGAAGCCGCTGCGACTGTTCGGTTCGATTCAGCTGAAGCTGATCATCATTTACGTTCTGCTGATCCTGATCGCGATGCAGTTGATTGGCGTCTACTTCGTCAATACGGTCGAGAGCTCGTTCACGAGCAACTTCACCCAATCGCTGAACAATCGGGTGGATTTGCTGACGCAATATGTCGGTCAATATATGTCCGGACAGACAGAGCGGGAGCAGGGCGAGGAACGGACAAGCTATGACGACTTGCATGATGTAGTCAGCAATTTCAACAAGATCAGCGGGGCCGAGGTGCAGGTGCTCGATACCAGCGGCGTCATTCTGGTATCCTCCAACCCGATGCTGGTAGGGCAGAAGAAGACGCAGCCCGAGATAGCGCAGGCGCTTCAAGGATTCAGCTACGAGGAGAGGGTCATAGAGAACGGGGTGCGCAAGCTGGCGCTCGCCTATTCGGTGAAAGCAGGCAACCGCATTATTGGCGCTGTCTATGTGACTGCCTCCATGGAGGAAATGTACGGAACGATCAACAGCATCAATCAGATTTTTATAGCCGGCACGTTGATCGCACTGGGATTGACGGCGCTGCTTGGCATTCTGTTATCGAACACCATTACGAATCCGATCAAGGAAATTACCCGAACCGCGAAGGCGATGGCCGAGGGCAGCTTCAATCAGCAGGTGCGCGTCAATGGCAATGACGAGATCGGACAGCTCGGACAAGCCTTCAATTACATGGTCAACCGATTGAAGGAAGCGTTGTCGGCTAACGAGGAAGAGAAGGATAAGCTGGCCTCGATACTGGCGAATATGAGCGATGGCGTCATCGCCACGGATGATATGGGCAAGATTATCGTCATGAACAAACGGGCGCGCCAGATGCTTCGCCTGTCCGAGGAAGCGGTCGGAAGCGAAATCTCATCTGTGCTCGGCATGGCCAAGCCGGAAATCGACCGGCATGTGCTGGGCGCCCAGCACACGGTGATGATTGAGCTTGGAGCAACGGAAGAAGAAGAGGACAGCGTAGTGCGCGTTACCTTCACGCCGATCTATCGGCGGGAACGGCGCATTTCGGGGACAATCATCGTTCTCCAGGATGTCACCGAGCAGGAGAAGATGGAGCGCTCCCGGAGGGAGTTCGTCGCGAACGTGTCCCACGAGCTGCGGACGCCGCTTACCACAATCAAGAGCTATTTGGAAGCGCTGCAGGACGGCGCTATTGACGAGAAGGAGCTGGCGCATCGATTCGTAGGCGTGGCGAGCAACGAGACGGAGCGGATGATCCGCCTTGTAACGGACCTGCTGCACCTGTCCCGATTCGATTCCAAGCAGACGGTGGTCACAAGAGAGCCTACAGATATCGCCGCGATGCTGGAGGAAGTGGCCGACCGCTTCTCCTTCCAGCTGCAGCAGCGGCGCATCTCGATCCAGGTATATGCGCCAAAACCGCTTCCGCCTGTGCCGCTGGACCCCGATCAGATCGACCAGGTGCTCGATAATCTCGTCTCTAATGCGATCAAGTATACGCCGGAAGACGGGACGATTACATTGGAAGCGACCCAAGTGGAAGGCGGGCAAGTGGAAGTTGCCGTGCAGGACACCGGGGTCGGCATTCCGAAGAAGGATTTGCAGCATATCTTTGAGCGATTCTATCGAGTAGACAAAGCGCGCTCGCGTAATATGGGCGGAACGGGGCTTGGTTTGTCCATTGCCCGGGAAATAGTCAAGGCGCATAACGGATTCATCTATATTGAGTCTGAAGTGAACAAGGGCACGCGCGTGTCTTTCACACTGCCGCTCGAGGTTGAAGGAGAGTGA
- a CDS encoding S1C family serine protease, whose product MRWFRDDFYSPRLSRRARRELLGGGSFKRRWPEWLGSLPFVSAAALMSIVCAAFVLVGAGIALAVVKPWQAATQQQADQPAPTQAMPEGGMSMLHELIVEAVEKVNPSIVTILSGIGDADSVMELGMGSGVIYEIRDGRARIVTNMHVIDEGTVVEVVLPSGERKKADILGGDVLSDLAVVEVDASGIKQAAEFGDSSKLKAGQAAIAIGNPLGLNYALSVTAGIISSPQLTIRMPAANGSTESLVDVIQTDAAINWGNSGGALIDLQGRVIGINSMKVAQSGVEGLGFALPINEVRPIVQMLAEEGRVLRPLMGVRTQDLGLLPSEERARLNLPDHVHTGLVIVEASAPASHAGLQADDVIVQLDHQPVRDFLELRKYLYDNKTIGDTLEVTYYRNGKKQTATITLADNAGQ is encoded by the coding sequence ATGCGTTGGTTCCGAGATGATTTTTATTCCCCCCGCTTATCCAGGCGCGCCCGACGGGAGCTGCTGGGCGGCGGCAGCTTCAAGCGGCGTTGGCCGGAGTGGCTGGGCAGCTTGCCTTTCGTATCGGCTGCGGCTCTGATGTCCATCGTTTGCGCTGCATTCGTGCTAGTCGGGGCAGGCATTGCCTTGGCGGTAGTGAAGCCTTGGCAAGCTGCGACCCAACAGCAGGCAGACCAGCCGGCACCAACGCAGGCCATGCCCGAGGGCGGGATGAGCATGCTGCACGAGCTGATCGTCGAAGCCGTCGAGAAGGTCAACCCGTCCATCGTTACGATTCTGAGCGGGATTGGAGATGCGGATTCCGTTATGGAGCTAGGGATGGGCTCCGGCGTCATCTATGAGATCCGGGATGGCCGGGCGCGCATTGTGACGAACATGCACGTGATCGACGAGGGTACGGTTGTCGAAGTTGTGCTGCCGAGCGGCGAGCGGAAGAAGGCCGACATTCTAGGCGGCGACGTGTTGTCTGACCTGGCAGTCGTGGAAGTAGACGCCTCCGGCATCAAACAAGCAGCCGAGTTCGGTGATTCCTCGAAGCTGAAGGCCGGGCAGGCGGCGATTGCGATTGGCAATCCGCTCGGCCTGAACTATGCGCTGTCGGTGACAGCCGGCATTATCAGCTCGCCGCAGCTCACGATCCGGATGCCGGCTGCGAATGGCTCGACCGAATCGCTGGTCGATGTCATTCAGACGGATGCCGCCATCAACTGGGGCAACAGCGGCGGTGCGCTCATCGATCTGCAGGGCCGGGTGATCGGCATCAACAGCATGAAGGTAGCACAATCCGGTGTCGAGGGACTCGGCTTTGCTCTCCCGATTAACGAAGTGCGCCCAATAGTCCAGATGCTCGCAGAGGAAGGCCGGGTGCTTCGCCCGCTCATGGGTGTGCGTACGCAGGACTTAGGACTGCTGCCGAGCGAAGAGCGAGCCCGATTAAATCTGCCGGATCATGTCCATACTGGATTAGTCATCGTCGAAGCGTCGGCCCCGGCTTCGCATGCAGGCCTGCAGGCCGATGATGTCATCGTGCAGCTTGACCACCAGCCGGTCCGCGATTTCCTCGAGTTGCGCAAATATTTGTACGACAACAAGACCATCGGCGATACGCTGGAGGTTACCTACTACCGGAACGGCAAGAAGCAGACGGCGACTATCACGCTCGCTGATAATGCCGGACAGTAG
- a CDS encoding type II toxin-antitoxin system PemK/MazF family toxin — protein sequence MLADRGDLVWINFNPQAGHEQAGRRSGIVLSPKAFNDTTGFVSVCPITHTVRGWGYEVLLPDGLVFNGVILTDQIKNLDWRARRIDIVGKAPDEVVNECLDKIHTFL from the coding sequence ATGCTTGCAGACCGCGGAGACCTCGTATGGATTAATTTTAATCCCCAGGCAGGTCATGAACAAGCCGGTAGAAGATCTGGAATCGTGCTTTCACCAAAAGCTTTTAATGATACGACGGGCTTTGTTTCTGTTTGCCCAATTACACATACGGTTCGAGGTTGGGGATATGAAGTATTGCTCCCCGACGGATTGGTGTTTAACGGGGTCATTTTAACGGATCAGATCAAAAATCTTGATTGGCGAGCTAGGCGCATTGATATCGTCGGGAAAGCTCCTGATGAAGTAGTCAATGAGTGTTTAGACAAAATACACACATTTTTGTAG
- a CDS encoding MBL fold metallo-hydrolase, producing MSLQFSILASGSSGNAMVVRNKEASLLVDAGLSAKKLAALMEARGVDAAKLDGILVTHEHADHIRGLGVMSRKYNLPIYANDRTWEAMRDQIGEIEEDKVRSFETGDRLDFGMLQVESYAISHDAAEPVGYVFHYEGCKLSLATDLGYVSPKVKEAISDSDVLILESNHDVDMLRVGRYPWNIKRRILSDTGHLSNEAAGEALCELASDRTRRVYLAHLSRDHNLMDLARLTVNNVLQERGITPKPNRMELMDTYYDRPTQWDALG from the coding sequence ATGAGCTTACAATTCAGTATTTTAGCAAGCGGGTCTTCCGGCAATGCCATGGTTGTCCGCAACAAGGAAGCGTCGTTGTTGGTCGATGCCGGGCTAAGCGCGAAGAAGCTGGCAGCCCTGATGGAAGCAAGAGGCGTAGATGCGGCTAAGCTCGACGGTATTCTGGTCACCCACGAGCATGCCGACCATATTAGGGGTCTCGGCGTCATGTCGCGCAAGTACAACTTGCCGATTTATGCGAATGACCGCACCTGGGAAGCGATGCGCGATCAGATTGGCGAAATTGAGGAAGACAAGGTGCGGTCGTTCGAAACGGGAGACCGGCTGGACTTCGGCATGCTGCAGGTTGAATCCTATGCGATCTCGCATGATGCGGCCGAGCCGGTCGGCTATGTGTTTCATTATGAAGGATGCAAACTGAGCCTGGCTACGGATCTGGGTTATGTAAGTCCCAAAGTGAAAGAAGCGATCTCCGATTCCGATGTGCTGATTCTGGAGTCCAATCATGATGTAGACATGCTAAGGGTTGGCCGCTATCCATGGAATATCAAACGGCGCATTCTGAGCGATACCGGCCATCTAAGCAACGAGGCGGCTGGGGAAGCGCTCTGTGAACTGGCGAGCGACCGGACACGCCGCGTCTATCTGGCACACTTGAGCCGCGATCATAATTTGATGGATTTGGCCAGGCTGACGGTGAATAATGTATTACAGGAGCGAGGCATTACGCCCAAGCCGAATCGGATGGAGCTGATGGATACGTATTACGACCGCCCTACGCAATGGGATGCCCTGGGGTAG
- a CDS encoding M23 family metallopeptidase gives MKEFWGNLGQRLANAVKSAATWTVTYKVRIAACVGTIGLVTVASVAGNAYVERNTIDVWHVYVNEHQAGTVSDPQIIESYVEQRYKQLEEQYPQVHMVLNDEDINFEKETSFKPKTDDDGAIQNLAELLEPKSVGVALKINGETVGIVKDQETADAILNQIKLHFTAADPDEAVRNVRILSEAEAAEAVKKRDSEYESIEFVEEVDVDVVESFDPGQVADPQELVDKLITGDVAPTVYVVKEGDCISCIASKLDISEEEIRAKNPHIENDNIYIGDELDVTILQPHLSVKTEELVEELHDIQYETIYKQDDELKMGKTVVEQQGVNGKQLLTFKLTKINGIEQEQELINKEIIEEATPAIVRRGTKVIPGEGTGSFAWPVSGAKISSSYGMRWGSLHKGIDLTSKNKTIKASDNGKVIHAGEKSGYGNTVIIDHNNGYQTLYAHLKSISVSEGSVVEKGEEIGIMGSTGNSTGVHLHFEVLKNGTAQNPVKYLP, from the coding sequence ATGAAAGAGTTCTGGGGGAACTTGGGGCAACGACTTGCCAACGCGGTCAAGTCAGCCGCAACCTGGACGGTAACTTACAAGGTTCGGATTGCAGCCTGTGTAGGCACAATCGGCCTGGTAACAGTCGCCTCGGTAGCGGGTAACGCCTATGTCGAACGCAATACGATTGACGTTTGGCATGTCTATGTGAACGAACATCAAGCGGGAACGGTATCGGACCCGCAAATCATAGAGTCTTATGTCGAACAGCGGTACAAGCAATTGGAAGAACAATATCCCCAAGTACATATGGTACTGAATGATGAGGATATCAACTTTGAGAAGGAGACCTCCTTCAAGCCCAAAACAGATGATGACGGAGCCATTCAGAACTTAGCGGAATTGCTGGAGCCGAAGTCGGTCGGTGTTGCGCTTAAGATTAACGGTGAGACCGTGGGCATTGTCAAGGATCAGGAGACGGCGGACGCGATCCTGAATCAGATCAAGCTTCACTTCACAGCAGCCGACCCGGACGAGGCAGTCCGGAACGTACGTATTTTGTCTGAAGCGGAAGCGGCGGAAGCTGTGAAGAAGAGGGACAGCGAATACGAATCTATTGAATTCGTGGAAGAAGTAGATGTTGATGTCGTTGAGAGTTTCGATCCGGGCCAAGTGGCCGATCCGCAGGAATTGGTGGACAAGCTTATCACAGGTGATGTAGCTCCTACCGTCTACGTGGTGAAGGAAGGAGACTGCATTTCCTGCATTGCCAGCAAGCTGGATATTTCGGAGGAAGAAATTCGGGCCAAGAACCCGCACATCGAAAATGACAATATTTATATCGGCGACGAGCTGGATGTGACGATTCTGCAGCCTCACTTGTCCGTGAAGACGGAGGAACTGGTGGAAGAGTTGCACGATATCCAGTATGAAACCATTTACAAGCAGGATGACGAACTGAAGATGGGCAAGACGGTTGTCGAGCAGCAGGGGGTTAACGGCAAGCAGCTGCTTACCTTCAAGCTGACGAAGATCAACGGCATTGAGCAAGAACAGGAATTGATCAACAAGGAAATTATCGAGGAAGCGACGCCGGCCATTGTGCGAAGAGGCACGAAGGTCATTCCAGGCGAGGGCACCGGCTCGTTCGCATGGCCAGTCAGCGGAGCGAAGATTTCCAGCAGCTACGGCATGCGCTGGGGCAGCTTGCACAAGGGCATCGACCTGACATCGAAGAACAAGACGATCAAGGCATCCGACAACGGGAAAGTGATTCATGCGGGAGAGAAGAGCGGCTACGGGAATACGGTCATTATCGATCATAATAACGGATATCAGACGCTCTACGCTCATTTGAAGTCGATTTCTGTATCGGAAGGCTCTGTAGTGGAGAAGGGCGAGGAAATCGGCATTATGGGCAGCACCGGCAACTCTACCGGCGTTCACCTGCATTTTGAAGTACTGAAGAACGGCACCGCCCAAAATCCGGTCAAATATTTGCCTTAA
- a CDS encoding AbrB/MazE/SpoVT family DNA-binding domain-containing protein: MSTTVQKWGNSLGIRIPSQIAERIAISQGSEVDLVVSDDHTLIVIPNKKKPTLEELLAQCKPENRHDELEFGVEGKELL, translated from the coding sequence ATGTCGACCACCGTTCAGAAATGGGGAAATAGTCTGGGCATTCGTATTCCAAGCCAGATAGCAGAAAGAATTGCGATAAGTCAAGGATCCGAAGTGGATTTAGTGGTAAGTGACGATCATACGCTCATCGTAATACCTAATAAGAAAAAGCCGACGTTGGAAGAATTGCTGGCCCAATGTAAACCTGAAAATCGTCACGACGAACTGGAATTCGGTGTTGAAGGGAAGGAATTGCTTTAG